CACGAAAGCGGATTTTCTCGTCTTCTTTGTTGAGCGCCAGATGGGTGTGTTCGCGACCGGTAATGGCACCTAACGCTTCCCAGGCTTTCACCGCCACCTGGCCGTTGGTTTCCGGCGCCAGCGCCAGGATCACTTCAGAAGCATCGATGGCGGTGTCGATCAACGGGCGACCTTTCGCCGGGCCGTCCAGCTTGGTGTAGTTGAGCTTGCCGAGGAAATCGACCTCCGTCTGCGTGTTCCACGAGATGCCTTTACCGCCGTTACCCAGTTGGTCCATCAACGGTCCGAGCGAGGTAAAACGCTCGTAAGTAGCCGGATAGTCACGCTCGAGCACCGCAATATTGGGCGCGGTTTTTCCGGGAATGAGGTCACATTCGCCTTTGCGCCAGTCCTGAATATCAAAGGGTTGTGACAGTTCTGCCGGAGAGTCATGTTGCAGCGGTTGCAGTACGACATCCGTTTCTTTGCCAAGATGACCGACGCACACCTCTGAGAAGGCTTTTGCGATACCCTTGTAGATCTCCCAGTCGCTTTTCGATTCCCAGGCCGGGTCCACGGCGGCCGATAACGGATGAATAAACGGATGCATATCCGAGGTGTTCATGTCGTCTTTTTCATACCAGGTGGCGGTCGGCAGCACGATGTCGGAAAACAGGCAGGTGCTGGACATCCGAAAATCGAGCGTCACCAGCAGGTCAAGTTTGCCTTCAATCGCGGCTGACTGCCATTCAACCTCTTCAGGCTTGATCCCTTCGTTCGACCCTAACGCCTCGCCCTGAATACCGCTCTCGGTACCCAGCAGGTATTTGAGCATGTACTCGTGGCCTTTACCGGAGGAGCCCAGCAGATTTGAACGCCAGACGAAGAGATTGCGGGGATGATTTTTCCCGTTGTCCGGCTGCTCACAGGCGAAACGAATCTCACCGGATTTGAGCGCCGCAACGGTGTACTCCGCCGGCGATAATCCGGCCTGGTCCGCGTTGGCTTTCAGGGTTAACGGGTTGAGATTGAGCTGAGGCGCCGAAGGCAGCCAGCCCATGCGTTCCGCCCGGACGTTGAAATCAATCAGATGCCCGGTAAATTTCGTGGCGTCCGCCAGCGGCGAGAGCAACTCCTGCGCCGTCAGTTTTTCATAGCGCCACTGACTGGAGTGGTTGTAGAAAAACGAGGTGCTGTTCATCTGGCGCGGCGGCCGGTTCCAGTCCAGCGCGAACGCCAGCGGGAGCCAGCCGGTTTGCGGACGCAGTTTCTCCTGCCCGACATAGTGCGCCCAGCCGCCGCCGCTTTGCCCAACACACCCGCAGAAGACCAGGATGTTGATCATCCCCCGGTAGTTCATGTCCATGTGATACCAGTGGTTCACACCGGCACCGAGGATAATCATCGACCGTCCGTGGGTTTTGTGGGCGGTATCGGCAAACTCACGGGCGATCTGTTCGATATGACGGCGTGGCACGCCGGTGATGTGTTCGCCCCACGCAGGCGTATAGGCTTTGAGCTCGGCGTACTCTTTGGCGGCGCAGTCATCATCAAGACCCCGATCCAGCCCGTAATTGGCCAGCACCAGATCGTAGACGCTGACTACCGGACGCACGCTGCCGTCAGCCAGCGTCAGGCGTTTCATCGGGAGCTGGCGAATGAGCACAGGTTCCTGCTTCACACTGCGAAAATGGGGGTTCTCGTTACCGCCGAAATAGGGGAACGCCACGCCCGCGACATCATCATGTTGACCCAGCAACGATAGCGACAGTTCCGTTTCGTTTCCTGCCGCCAGCGCTTCAAGGTTCCATTTGCCTTTCTCACCCCAGCGAAAGCCAATCGAACCGTTCGGTGCCACCAGTTCTCCCGCGCTATTAATGGCGACCGTTTTCCATTCTGGATTATTGCTCTCGCCCAGACCGTCCACCAGATCGGAGGCGCGCATCATACGTCCGGGAACGTAACTGCCATCGTCACGCGCATCCAGCAGCACCAGCATCGGCATATCAGTGTAGCGACGACAATAGTTGATAAAGTAGTCGCTTGGGTTATCGAGGTGGAACTCCTTCAGGATCACATGGCCCATCGCCATGGCCAGCGCGCTGTCGGTGCCTTGCTTCGGCGACAGCCACTGGTCGCACAGTTTGGCGACTTCTGAATAATCGGGCGTGATGGCGATGGTTTTGGTGCCTTTGTAACGCACTTCGGTAAAGAAGTGGGCATCCGGGGTACGCGTCTGCGGCACGTTAGAACCCCAGGCGATAATGTAGCTGGAGTTGTACCAGTCGGCCGATTCCGGGACGTCCGTTTGCTCGCCCCAGGTCATCGGCGATGCAGGGGGTAAATCACAGTACCAGTCGTAAAAACTCAGACAGGTGCCGCCGAGCAGCGACAGGTAGCGGGTGCCTGCGGCGTAGGAGACCATCGACATGGCCGGGATCGGCGAGAAACCGACGACGCGATCGGGACCGTAGGTTTTGACCGTCCAGACGTTGGCGGCGGCGATCAACTGATTGAGTTCTTTCCAGTTTGAGCGAATAAATCCGCCGCGTCCGCGCACCTGTTTGTAGCTCTGACACTTTTGCGGATCGTTCATGATCGATTCCCAGGCCAGAACCGGGTCGGGCTGGCGGGAGAGGGCGTCGCGCCAGAGTTCGATCAGCCGTTTGCGCACCAGCGGATATTTGAGTCGGTTAGCGCTGTATAAATACCAGGAGTAGCTGGCGCCGCGTGGGCAGCCGCGCGGTTCGTGATTGGGAAGATCCGGGCGAGTGCGCGGATAATCGGTTTGTTGTGTTTCCCAGGTCACCAGGCCATTTTTGACGTAGATTTTCCAGCTGCACGAGCCGGTACAGTTAACTCCGTGAGTCGAACGCACGATTTTGTCGAACTGCCAGCGTTGGCGATAGCTGTCCTCCCAGTCCCGGTTGCTATGCATAACCTGACCGTGTCCCTCAGCAAAGGTGTCACCTTTTTGCTTAAAGTAACGGAAGCGATCCAGCAATTTGCTCATGACATGTCTCCTGCTCCGATAAGGTGTCAGGCATGTAGACCGGATCAGGCCTTGTGCCGCCATCCGGTTTTATTTCAACGCCTGATGGCGACGCTAACGCGTCTTATCAGGCCTACATGAATATGTTTGTTATTTTTTTTGTGATTTGCGGCCATAGACCAGCCAGGTCACCAGCACGCAGACGATGTAAAACACTAAGAATATTTTCATTGCACCAACCGGAGAGCCGGTCAGCGCCAGGGATGAGCCAAACGCTTTCGGGATGAAGAAACCGCCCACCGCGCCGATAGCGGAGATAAACCCAAGCGCGGCGGCGGTATCCGTCACCGCTTCACGCTGGGCCTGTTCTTCCGAACCGCCGCGCAGTTTCACCCGGTAAATCGTGATTTTGCGAAAGATCACCGCAATCATCTGGAAGGTCGAGCCGCTTCCCAGTCCTGCCGTCAGGAAAAGTCCCATGAACACCAGATAAAACGCGATAAAACTCCCGGAACCCGAACCCGGTAAGGTGAGAAACAGCAGGGCGCTAAACAAGGCCATAAAGATGAAGTTAATCAGCGTCACGCGCACGCCGCCGAACTTATCGGAAATAAAGCCTCCGGCAGAGCGCGCAAGCGCGCCGATAAACGGTCCGAAAAAGGCCAGTTTCAGTATGTTCACATCGGGAAATTGTGTTTTCGCCAGCATGGCGAACCCGGCGGAAAAGCCGATAAACGATCCAAACGTGGCGAGGTACAGCAGGCTTAACAACCAGAGATGAAAACGTTTGAGCACCGGCAGTTGCGCAGCGATAGAGGATTTTGAGCTGGAAATGTCATTCATCCCCAGCCCGGCCGCGAAGGTGGCGGCAATCAGTAGCGGAACCCAAATCCAGGTGGCATTCGCCAGCGACAACAACGACCCGTCGGCCTGTGGGACGCCTTGCACGCCGAGGAATGTGAAGATGGGCAGAAAAATCACCAGCGGCGCGACCATCTGCATCACGCTGACGCCTAAGTTGCCTAAGCCGCCGTTAATCCCCAGGGCGCTGCCTTGCTTCGATTTGGGGAAGAAAAAACTGATATTGCCCATACTCGACGCAAAGTTGGCGCCAGCAAAACCGCACAACAGCGCGATAATAATAAATACCCCATAGGGAGTAGCGGTGTTTTGCACCGCAAAACCGAGCCACAGACAAGGAATAATCAGAATGACGGTGCTAAAAATCGTCCAGCGACGTCCGCCAAATATGGGCACCATAAAGGAGTAGGGCACGCGTAATATGGCGCCGGAAAGCGATGGTAATGCGGTTAATAAAAAGAGTTGATCGGTGGTGAAATTAAAGCCCACTTTATTCAAATTAACGGCGACGGCGCTGAACAACATCCAGACACAGAAGGCGAGCAACAAGCAAGAGACTGATATCCAGAGATTTTTTCGGGCGATGTGCTTACCTTTATTTTCCCAGTAAGCGGGGTTTTCAGGCTTCCAGTCACTTAAAAGATAACGGTTTTTTTTCTCATTTTGTGGTGCCATATTACCCTCACATGCCCGCGTCGTTCATGAAAAAGAAATAATAAGAGGCTGAGCCGCATGGCTCTTTTTAGAAATTATTG
This Citrobacter enshiensis DNA region includes the following protein-coding sequences:
- a CDS encoding nitrate reductase subunit alpha, translated to MSKLLDRFRYFKQKGDTFAEGHGQVMHSNRDWEDSYRQRWQFDKIVRSTHGVNCTGSCSWKIYVKNGLVTWETQQTDYPRTRPDLPNHEPRGCPRGASYSWYLYSANRLKYPLVRKRLIELWRDALSRQPDPVLAWESIMNDPQKCQSYKQVRGRGGFIRSNWKELNQLIAAANVWTVKTYGPDRVVGFSPIPAMSMVSYAAGTRYLSLLGGTCLSFYDWYCDLPPASPMTWGEQTDVPESADWYNSSYIIAWGSNVPQTRTPDAHFFTEVRYKGTKTIAITPDYSEVAKLCDQWLSPKQGTDSALAMAMGHVILKEFHLDNPSDYFINYCRRYTDMPMLVLLDARDDGSYVPGRMMRASDLVDGLGESNNPEWKTVAINSAGELVAPNGSIGFRWGEKGKWNLEALAAGNETELSLSLLGQHDDVAGVAFPYFGGNENPHFRSVKQEPVLIRQLPMKRLTLADGSVRPVVSVYDLVLANYGLDRGLDDDCAAKEYAELKAYTPAWGEHITGVPRRHIEQIAREFADTAHKTHGRSMIILGAGVNHWYHMDMNYRGMINILVFCGCVGQSGGGWAHYVGQEKLRPQTGWLPLAFALDWNRPPRQMNSTSFFYNHSSQWRYEKLTAQELLSPLADATKFTGHLIDFNVRAERMGWLPSAPQLNLNPLTLKANADQAGLSPAEYTVAALKSGEIRFACEQPDNGKNHPRNLFVWRSNLLGSSGKGHEYMLKYLLGTESGIQGEALGSNEGIKPEEVEWQSAAIEGKLDLLVTLDFRMSSTCLFSDIVLPTATWYEKDDMNTSDMHPFIHPLSAAVDPAWESKSDWEIYKGIAKAFSEVCVGHLGKETDVVLQPLQHDSPAELSQPFDIQDWRKGECDLIPGKTAPNIAVLERDYPATYERFTSLGPLMDQLGNGGKGISWNTQTEVDFLGKLNYTKLDGPAKGRPLIDTAIDASEVILALAPETNGQVAVKAWEALGAITGREHTHLALNKEDEKIRFRDIQAQPRKIISSPTWSGLESEHVSYNAGYTNVHELIPWRTLSGRQQLYQDHAWMRAFGESLVAYRPPIDTRSVSAMREIPPNGFPEKALNFLTPHQKWGIHSTYSENLLMLTLSRGGPIVWLSETDAKELGIEDNDWIEAFNANGALTARAVVSQRVPPGMTMMYHAQERIMNIPGSEVTGMRGGIHNSVTRVCPKPTHMIGGYAQLAYSFNYYGTVGSNRDEFIMIRKMKHVNWLDDEGRDQVQEAKK
- a CDS encoding NarK family nitrate/nitrite MFS transporter, which produces MAPQNEKKNRYLLSDWKPENPAYWENKGKHIARKNLWISVSCLLLAFCVWMLFSAVAVNLNKVGFNFTTDQLFLLTALPSLSGAILRVPYSFMVPIFGGRRWTIFSTVILIIPCLWLGFAVQNTATPYGVFIIIALLCGFAGANFASSMGNISFFFPKSKQGSALGINGGLGNLGVSVMQMVAPLVIFLPIFTFLGVQGVPQADGSLLSLANATWIWVPLLIAATFAAGLGMNDISSSKSSIAAQLPVLKRFHLWLLSLLYLATFGSFIGFSAGFAMLAKTQFPDVNILKLAFFGPFIGALARSAGGFISDKFGGVRVTLINFIFMALFSALLFLTLPGSGSGSFIAFYLVFMGLFLTAGLGSGSTFQMIAVIFRKITIYRVKLRGGSEEQAQREAVTDTAAALGFISAIGAVGGFFIPKAFGSSLALTGSPVGAMKIFLVFYIVCVLVTWLVYGRKSQKK